The sequence below is a genomic window from Brevibacillus composti.
GCCGGTCGCTGCCCTGGGCTTCCAGGCTGCGGTGATCGATGCGTTCCTGGGAACCGGCTCGTTCCAGGGCGCGATTGGCGTAATTGGCCCACTCCGCACGCCATGCCTCGAGGAGCCCCTTGTCGTTCCACTCACGTACCTTTTGGCCAAAGCCGGCCGGCGTAATTTCCCGCATCGTCAGCATGATATGGGCGTGCGGGTTTTCCGGATTATCTCGGTGGATGGCCACGTCCGCAATCATGCCACGCTTTACAAATTGTTCGGTTACAAACGTCGAAACAAGTTCTCTCTGCTGCAGAGCCGTCAGCTCGCGCGGGAGCGCGATATTGATCTCTCGGCAGAGCTGCGCGTCCTTGCGCTTCTCTGCAGCTTCCACGGCATTCCACAGTTGTTCGCGGTCTTTTACCCAGGCAGGGGCATTTTCCGGCGCAGCGATTGCACGTTCCGCCACATTCTTTTTCGTGTAGTCATAGGTATGGCCGTACCGTTCATCCTGCAGTCGTTCACCGGCCCGGTACGCCGCTGCTGCGACAGCAGAGCGTCCCTGAGAGCGAGAAATAACTTGTACCGAAAAATGATAGATCGCCACGCCTTTGCCCCTCCTTTCATCACTTTGCTTTCGATGCTCGTTCCATCGCGATTCGTAAAAATTCTTCGTGCGTAATCTCGGCTTTTAGTGCTGCTCGAATCAGCTTTTCATCTTCGTCAGTAACGATCATTCCTTCTACTGCCA
It includes:
- a CDS encoding antitoxin VbhA family protein; protein product: MAYSDEQLENSLRNAKASLAVEGMIVTDEDEKLIRAALKAEITHEEFLRIAMERASKAK